One genomic window of Cannabis sativa cultivar Pink pepper isolate KNU-18-1 chromosome 2, ASM2916894v1, whole genome shotgun sequence includes the following:
- the LOC115718556 gene encoding uncharacterized protein LOC115718556, translating to MTMEELGLGWSLYQEASQQNISALNYKLQRTKVELESVKMEAKAQMEKNEEYLRSLLDFLKTALKERDEARNQLQKVQFMFSLPQTESPILMPSAKANSSITESNSLSETYNHHSHGSSPVESFFDAAAVSSPEFSNINMDDSSQMGFSMSSVPAPLNIDPASVVIENLSKGKPLPEKGKLLQAVLGAGTLLHNLLLAGPLPSWRNPPPLQPFKIPPVSIKGTGEGSSGYNQKPVDNSYVPQKAVQYSQSCSASMLNFSGGTSSSSLNNSTVLSMSSSYNDQIPIVKRQRLH from the exons ATGACTATGGAGGAGTTGGGTTTGGGTTGGTCTTTATATCAAGAG GCTTCTCAGCAAAACATAAGCGCGTTAAATTATAAGCTGCAGCGCACCAAAGTTGAGCTGGAATCAGTGAAAATGGAGGCAAAGGCACAAATGGAAAAGAATGAGGAGTACCTGAGAAGTTTACTTGATTTCTTAAAAACTGCATTGAAAGAAAGAGATGAAGCAAGAAATCAGCTGCAGAAAGTTCAGTTTATGTTTAGTCTACCTCAAACTGAAAGTCCTATCTTAATGCCTTCTGCCAAAGCAAACTCAAGCATAACAGAATCTAATAGTCTTTCTGAGACTTACAATCACCATTCTCATGGCTCTTCTCCTGTTGAATCGTTTTTTGATGCTGCTGCTGTTTCTTCACCAGAATTTTCCAACATTAATATGGATGACTCAAGCCAAATGGGGTTCTCCATGTCCTCTGTTCCTGCCCCACTTAACATTGATCCGGCTTCTGTTGTGATTGAGAATCTTTCCAAAGGAAAACCTCTGCCTGAGAAAGGAAAACTGTTGCAGGCTGTTTTGGGTGCTGGTACACTCCTTCATAATCTTCTCTTGGCTGGGCCTCTTCCGAGTTGGCGCAACCCGCCTCCCTTGCAACCCTTCAAGATTCCTCCAGTTTCCATTAAAGGTACCGGTGAAGGTTCTTCAGGGTATAATCAGAAACCAGTTGACAACTCCTATGTGCCTCAAAAGGCTGTTCAATATTCACAGTCATGCTCAGCCTCCATGTTGAATTTCTCTGGTGGCACTTCTAGTTCTAGCCTTAATAATTCTACTGTGTTGTCTATGAGTTCC